Proteins co-encoded in one Chrysemys picta bellii isolate R12L10 chromosome 13, ASM1138683v2, whole genome shotgun sequence genomic window:
- the LOC101931368 gene encoding olfactory receptor 10C1-like isoform X2, protein MEKAEGRNQTPIMEFLLLGFGNVPELQPLLSFVFLVIYIVTVAGNILIVALVATDQHLHIPMYYLLGNLSCVEICHTSIILPRLLATLLTGDKTISVKGCIVQLYFFGILSTTEPLLLTAMSYDRYLAICNPLCYAALMNGRVCFKLVAACWISSILACTIVNVFMFQLMFCDSKEIDHFFCDFSPMIKLSCGDTQNLQLVTFTIAAIGTLVPFLLTLTSYICIIATILRIPSTLGRQKAFSTCSSHLIVLTVFYGTVITIYVFPKAKTPKVLHKIFSLFYTVLTPMINPVIYSLRNKEVNESLRKAILKLAVFRNRHRSLKDIFLHIVK, encoded by the coding sequence ATGGAGAAAGCAGAAGGGAGAAATCAAACGCCCATCATGGAATTCCTCCTCTTAGGATTTGGGAATGTCCCTGAACTGCAGCCCCTTCTCTCCTTCGtgtttctagtgatctacattgtgactgtggctgggaacatcctcATAGTTGCGCTAGTTGCaactgatcagcaccttcacatcCCCATGTACTACTtactggggaacttgtcctgcgtGGAGATCTGCCACACCTCCATCATCCTGCCCAGGCTGCTGGCCACTCTACTGACTGGGGACAAAACCATTTCTGTTAAGGGTTGCATTGTGCAATTATATTTTTTTGGTATCCTGTCAACTACAGAACCTCTGCTGCTCACGgcaatgtcttatgatcggtatttagcgatatgcAATCCACTCTGTTACGCTGCTCTGATGAATGGCAGGGTTTGTTTCAAGCTAGTGGCAGCATGCTGGATAAGCAGCATTTTGGCCTGCACCATAGTAAATGTTTTCATGTTCCAATTAATGTTCTGTGATTCCAaagaaattgaccatttcttttgtgatttttcaCCCATGATAAAGCTTTCCTGTGGTGACACCCAGAATCTGCAACTGGTGACATTTACTATTGCTGCCATAGGGACACTTGTACCTTTTCTACTGACTCTGACATCCTATATTTGTATCATTGCCACCATCCTAAGAATCCCTTCCACCCTGgggaggcaaaaggccttttccacctgctcctctcacctcattgtgCTTACAGTTTTCTATGGGACTGTGATAACTATCTATGTGTTTCCAAAAGCCAAAACTCCCAAGGTCCTACACAAAATATTCTCTCTCTTCTACACAGTCCTTACTCCCATGATCAATCCTGTCATCTACAGTCTGAGAAACAAGGAGGTCAATGAGTCCCTGAGAAAAGCTATACTTAAACTAGCTGTTTTCAGAAACAGGCATAGAAGCTTAAAGGATATATTTTTACATATAGTAAAATAG
- the LOC101931368 gene encoding uncharacterized protein LOC101931368 isoform X1: MRYLKCLYTNARSLGNKQGELEVLAQSGNYDVIGITETWWGNSHDWSTVMDGYKLFRKDKQGRKGGGVALYVREEYDCSELRYETAEKPESLWIKLRSVSNKGDVVVGVCYRPPDQGDEVDEAFFCQLAEVARSQALVLMGDFNHPDICWESNTEVYRQSRKFLESVGDNFLVQVLEEPTRGRAFLDLLLTNREELVGEAKVDGNLGGSDHEMVEFRILTQGRKESSRIWTLDFRKTDLDSLREQMGRIPWENNMKGKGIQESWLYFKESLLRLQEQTIPMCRKNRKYGRRPAWLNSEILADLKRKKDAYKKWKIGQMTREEYKNIAQACRSENRKAKSHLELQLARDVKSNKKGFFRYVSNKKKVKESVGPLLNEGGNLVTEDVEKANVLFLPLSSRTRSAPRLLHWAVQYGEKVTSTLCRKKWFGTI, encoded by the coding sequence ATGAgatatcttaagtgcctatacacaaatgcaagaagcctgggaaacaagcagggagaactggaagtcctggcacagtcagggaactatgatgtgattggaataacagagacttggtggggtaactcacatgactggagtactgtcatggatggatataaactgttcaggaaggacaagcagggcagaaaaggtgggggagttgcgttgtatgtaagagaggagtatgactgctcagagctccggtatgaaactgcagaaaaacctgagagtctctggataaagttgagaagtgtgagcaacaagggtgatgtagtggttggagtctgctatagaccaccagaccagggggatgaggtggacgaggctttcttctgccaactagcagaagttgctagatcgcaggccctggttctaatgggagactttaatcaccctgatatctgctgggagagcaatacagaggtgtacagacaatccaggaagtttttggaaagtgtaggggacaatttcctggtgcaagtgctggaggaaccaactaggggcagagctttccttgacctgctgctcacaaacagggaagaattagtaggggaagcaaaagtggatgggaacctgggaggcagtgaccatgagatggtcgagttcaggatcctgacacaaggaagaaaggagagcagcagaatatggaccctggacttcagaaaaacagacttagactccctcagggaacagatgggcaggatcccctgggagaataacatgaagggcaaagggatccaggagagctggctgtattttaaagaatccttattgcggttgcaggaacaaaccatcccgatgtgtagaaagaatagaaaatatggcaggagaccagcttggctaaacagtgaaatccttgctgatcttaaacgcaaaaaagacgcttacaagaagtggaagattggacaaatgaccagggaggagtataaaaatattgctcaggcatgcaggagtgaaaacaggaaggccaaatcacacttggagttgcagctagcaagagatgttaagagtaacaagaagggtttcttcaggtatgttagcaacaagaagaaagtcaaggaaagtgtgggccccttactgaatgagggaggcaacctagtgaccgaggatgtggaaaaagctaatgtactttttttgcctctgtcttcacgaacaaggtcagctcccagactgctgcactgggcagtacaatatggggagaaggtgaccagcacTCTGtgcagaaagaagtggttcgggactatttag
- the LOC101931088 gene encoding LOW QUALITY PROTEIN: olfactory receptor 10A7 (The sequence of the model RefSeq protein was modified relative to this genomic sequence to represent the inferred CDS: deleted 2 bases in 1 codon), protein MQSIENTEWENQTTITKFILLGFRNLPELQIPLFLLFLISYFVTMAGNFLIFALVVGDQQLHTPMYFFLGNFSCLEISYTSTILPRMLASLLTNDKTISFRGCMVQMYFFLVLGVTECYLLAAMSYDRYLAICKPLHYANLMNSRFCLLLAAGSWISAFLAISIIVLLVSQLTFCGPSEIDHFFCDLTPVLKLARTDTHLMELTAFIFALIFTLSPFILTVLSYVAIIAIILRISSATGKQKAFSTCSSHLMVVIAFYGTLTIVYVLPKNDTLRDLNKVFSVFYTVLSLLLNPLIYSLRNWEVKEGLRKGLSKFVLCTRMQTL, encoded by the exons ATGCAATCAATAGAAAACACAGAGTGGGAAAATCAAACCACCATCACAaaattcatcctcctgggattcaGAAATCTCCCTGAACTGCAGATCcctctcttcctgctgttttTGATTAGCTACTTTGTGACAATGGCTGGGAACTTCCTCATCTTTGCTCTAGTTGTGGGTGATCAGcaacttcacacccccatgtacttcttccttgGGAACTTTTCCTGCTTGGAGATCTcctacacctccaccatcctgcccaggatgctggccagtctcctAACTAATGacaaaactatttcttttagGGGCTGCATGGTACAAATGTATTTCTTTTTGGTT CTGGGAGTTACAGAATGTTACCTCCTGGCAGccatgtcttatgatcggtatttagcaaTATGTAAACCCCTGCACTATGCAAACCTTATGAATAGCAGGTTCTGTCTCCTGCTTGCAGCCGGCTCTTGGATAAGTGCATTTCTAGCTATAAGCATAATAGTATTGTTGGTGTCACAATTAACTTTCTGTGGCCCcagtgaaattgaccatttcttctgtgatctCACCCCTGTGTTAAAACTTGCCAGAACTGATACCCACCTAATGGAACTTACAGCTTTCATATTCGCCTTGATTTTCACTCTCTCCCCATTTATACTAACTGTTTTATCGTATGTTGCTATTATAGCCATCATCCTGAGAATCTCATCTGCCACTGGGAAGCAAAAGGCCTTCtctacctgctcctctcacctcatggTGGTGATAGCTTTCTATGGGACTCTAACAATTGTGTATGTCTTACCTAAAAATGATACCCTGAGGGACCTGAACAAAGTGTTCTCTGTCTTCTATACGGTCCTGTCTCTCTTGCTtaatcccctcatctacagcctgagaaactgGGAGGTAAAAGAGGGCCTGAGAAAGGGGTTAAGTAAATTTGTGCTTTGCACAAGAATGCAGACACTGTGA